The region CAATGTAAATAGAATTCAACCCCCCATCTTGCATATAAGTAGATTTTAAGTAACACTCGAGAACGAAATGACTCTTGCCAAATTTTCAATGGGACGTAGGGACAAACAAATAagcatttgaaaaattgcaaaaatatattgatattataaatgaacTCGATACTCATAAAGCTTCTTTCGGAGTACCCGCAATcgcttctttcattttttatttgaggTTTTTAAAGTTCTACAGAAATTCAATAACACATTtatgtttgtatatttaaattaatgtacatttgtacaaaaaattatatttttatagtcaAACGTTACAATATCAAATTACATCGCACTGCTATTCTTTATATCtcgtaatgaattatattaaaaacaaagaaagtcaTATAACGaaagtacataataatataaaaagtaaaagccTTAGTTTTCTCAGCATAAAATTGGGAATTGCtgcgtatataaaattaatattatctacTTAAAGATTATTTATACTATCTTTGGCAAAACATATTAATTTTGCTAtcagaatatacatattagcGTATCGATCATGACTATCTTTTAATTAGTTAATCAACTTGTAatgttgaaattataaaatttgtttgagtcttttttatattatacaatattatcacAATATTCGTATGAGCGAGAGTTTCATTCTACACCTGACTTGATTTTATACAGTAATGATTTTTCCTGAGATTTTGTTGAAGACATTGCTGGTGAACTGGACCGAGAATTCTTTGAACTCTGAGTAGTGTTTGTGCTTCGTTTATCATGCTTAGCTTTTTTCATCATATCCTTTAGTCTTCTATCTGcacttataatattaatatttggtaTCATTTTGTTTCCACCACCTATTAAACAAGATAATGActgcttttttaattaaaaaagaaaatacatctatttttataaaatataagaaacttACCTGAATTAGATTTTTTTTGTTCCttagatttattttctatcacTGTTTTTGGTGAGCTCCTTTCTTTTGAAACCTATAAATTAAGAAAGgagatttcttattttataacttttatgttttctaacattttttgCTAAAAactatcaaaatatttcaggtacaaaaaatatgataaattataatgtgaGTGAATACACACACCTGAGATTTGGAACAGTTTGAACAATACCACACCAGTCCTGGAACATCTATTTGAGAATCTAAAATATGTGGAATATGACACTCCTGATGGTATAAAGAATGGCACTCTGAACACTCAACAAGTCTGTTTCTTGCTCCAACATCCATTCCTTTGCAAATAACACATGTTAGATCATCCTCTAATATTTCTAATGCCAGAGTATTATCAGTCTGGATAATATCAGGTGGTGTGTCACGAGTTGGTAAATTCACAGGAGAGCTGTTTTTGCTCGATTTACTTGAATGTttggaggaagaagaggagctTTTGCTCTTTTTACTACTACTGCTGCTACTATGATCACTCAGCACCGGCTCTTCCATCATATACTAAAAACAGAGAATCTAAGAGATAGAAgttcaaaaaataaatgacaACATTAGATCAGAGGGATCAAATACTAGATATCTTTTTACGTGAATGAAATCTCCTATGCTTCACGAGTGCCCTGATATCAGAACTAACtctgtaattataataacttaattaatataaaccACCTTAATTGAAGTATTCTATTCTGGATAACCCTCAACATAATGtccttaaattaattatcatctAATTACCTTTTTGTGTAATACATTCGATAACATCTTTGATGGCCCATATTTCTGTTTGATTGCTTCATCTAAAAGTGCTCGCAGCTGTTCCGCAGAATCTTTATTAGTAGAATGTAGAAGGTGTAAACCCTGTGTAAATTGAGGATCTAGCTCCAATTGTgacatttttatatgaattactgtaatctgaaaaatataaaaaatgataactgtataaaaaatattttagtaatatataaaaataataaattctcttgtgtttcagattaaatattttttattcatatggtataatatttaaatcacaATTAGTTGGAacataagtaaaaaaatacaaaaagaaaagatcctaggttatatttatttcactgaTTATTCCTGAAATTGCATTCAAttgtttgatttttttaatatatagtgattaaacgaaatttattacctGTAAAAAGTTCTTATCGATCAaccaatattaaaaatgctgATTGTGATATACGTACTTAATGTACttaatctataaataatatgaaatattacgcGCCTGAATGTATATAAGAAGCATTTGTGTTCCATTTGTGCTAAATCGATCGTATAATTAGAAAACATGAGAACTTAATATTTCTATCTCGTGGTTTCAAGCAGCACCTATGAGGTATCACAGTTATCCACAGTTTCTATTCAACTTAAAGGTTCATAGAAAAAGCTTAGATATACCCtagcatttttattaaatttgtcatatttttccaatgttactgtacattttaaaaataccgCCTGGAAAGTATATCCATATATGGGGACCgtacgttatatgtatatacataaagtAAAAAAGTAACTGAAGTTAAAGAACCCAGGCACCGGTATCACTCGATTCGTCCCTGGTCTCTCgtattccaaatttaattttacagaGTTTTGATTCTGCGTTAAATAAATGCAGCCTCTGTCTAGGGAGATATCGTGAAATAAAACGTCCGCTTAACCAAATGAAATAAAGGAAGGTACACGTATCCTGATATGTATACATACCTACGTCTAAAAGCTGCGAAAGAATGGtgaaaaatacaaggaaagaaagaCCAAAATAGTAACCCTGCAGGCGATCAAGTGTAAGGAACGAGTCAAGTACGCCTGGTGGTAGGCCtctttccatctttttctatttatcgggGAAAAGGTATGAACGCTTCCTTCTCGAGGCGCGTTAAAACGATGTCTAACTTTCGACGGGCAGTTGGCAGCCGTgcgtaaaagaaataaataatcaaagcGACCATGAAGTGACAAATAAAGTTGGAGAACAATGCTCGCGAATGGCAAGGAAATTTGAGTGCAGCGTGC is a window of Bombus pascuorum chromosome 14, iyBomPasc1.1, whole genome shotgun sequence DNA encoding:
- the LOC132914016 gene encoding integrator complex subunit 12-like isoform X2, whose product is MSQLELDPQFTQGLHLLHSTNKDSAEQLRALLDEAIKQKYGPSKMLSNVLHKKYMMEEPVLSDHSSSSSSKKSKSSSSSSKHSSKSSKNSSPVNLPTRDTPPDIIQTDNTLALEILEDDLTCVICKGMDVGARNRLVECSECHSLYHQECHIPHILDSQIDVPGLVWYCSNCSKSQVSKERSSPKTVIENKSKEQKKSNSGGGNKMIPNINIISADRRLKDMMKKAKHDKRSTNTTQSSKNSRSSSPAMSSTKSQEKSLLYKIKSGVE
- the LOC132914016 gene encoding integrator complex subunit 12-like isoform X1, encoding MERGLPPGVLDSFLTLDRLQGYYFGLSFLVFFTILSQLLDITVIHIKMSQLELDPQFTQGLHLLHSTNKDSAEQLRALLDEAIKQKYGPSKMLSNVLHKKYMMEEPVLSDHSSSSSSKKSKSSSSSSKHSSKSSKNSSPVNLPTRDTPPDIIQTDNTLALEILEDDLTCVICKGMDVGARNRLVECSECHSLYHQECHIPHILDSQIDVPGLVWYCSNCSKSQVSKERSSPKTVIENKSKEQKKSNSGGGNKMIPNINIISADRRLKDMMKKAKHDKRSTNTTQSSKNSRSSSPAMSSTKSQEKSLLYKIKSGVE
- the LOC132914016 gene encoding integrator complex subunit 12-like isoform X3 — its product is MERGLPPGVLDSFLTLDRLQGYYFGLSFLVFFTILSQLLDITVIHIKMSQLELDPQFTQGLHLLHSTNKDSAEQLRALLDEAIKQKYGPSKMLSNVLHKKYMMEEPVLSDHSSSSSSKKSKSSSSSSKHSSKSSKNSSPVNLPTRDTPPDIIQTDNTLALEILEDDLTCVICKGMDVGARNRLVECSECHSLYHQECHIPHILDSQIDVPGLVWYCSNCSKSQVSKERSSPKTVIENKSKEQKKSNSVIILFNRWWKQNDTKY